One Danio rerio strain Tuebingen ecotype United States chromosome 13, GRCz12tu, whole genome shotgun sequence DNA window includes the following coding sequences:
- the iqcc gene encoding IQ domain-containing protein C: MNEQKWIQTLTQFQAHCRGCVMRRGLSLVQAQFEDIVQEIDGGLDHLQWRGNIIPRPHFTDTESLLLRYERSRIQCHDLLDRSEKEQNEECEKCLPQSDIHVPEKDEAPEAARSETSTHVDDVEDKRGDIMVIQNLMDDCSTLCSDLNSDVRQSSLFQTAGPGLHTLLKDTTHTPESLKQQRSTLAMELLWIQQAISSRKKVRKVDMLLSIFANVYLILDVPFHFLHQNKFTKWNVYI, from the exons ATGAACGAACAGAAATGGATTCAGACGTTAACTCAGTTTCAG GCTCACTGTCGTGGTTGTGTGATGAGAAGAGGACTGAGTTTGGTTCAGGCTCAGTTTGAGGACATTGTGCAAGAAATTGATGGAGGATTGGATCACCTGCAGTGGAGAGGAAACATTATTCCCAGACCTCACTTCACTGACACG GAAAGCCTGCTGCTGCGGTATGAACGCTCTAGGATTCAGTGCCATGACCTTTTGGATCGCTCAGAGAAGGAACAGAATGAGGAATGTGAGAAATGTCTCCCACAGTCTGACATCCATGTACCAGAGAAAGACGAAGCTCCTGAAGCAGCCAGAAGTGAAACTTCCACACATGTGGATGATGTTGAGGATAAAAGAGGAGACATCATGGTCATTCAAAACCTGATGGATGATTGCTCTACACTTTGCAGTGATCTGAATTCTGATGTCAGACAGAGCAGTTTATTTCAGACAG caGGACCAGGTTTGCATACACTTTTAAAAGACACAACACACACTCCTGAGTCTCTGAAGCAGCAGAGGAGCACTTTGGCCATGGAGCTGCTGTGGATTCAGCAAGCCATCAGTAGCAGAAAGAAAGTGAGAAAAGTTGATATGCTCTTATCAATATTTGCTAATGTTTATCTAATATTAGATGTCCCATTTCACTTTCTACatcaaaataaatttacaaaatggAATGTGTATATATAA
- the iqcc gene encoding IQ domain-containing protein C isoform X2 — protein MNEQKWIQTLTQFQAHCRGCVMRRGLSLVQAQFEDIVQEIDGGLDHLQWRGNIIPRPHFTDTESLLLRYERSRIQCHDLLDRSEKEQNEECEKCLPQSDIHVPEKDEAPEAARSETSTHVDDVEDKRGDIMVIQNLMDDCSTLCSDLNSDVRQSSLFQTGPGLHTLLKDTTHTPESLKQQRSTLAMELLWIQQAISSRKKYLTLKQRMDVSH, from the exons ATGAACGAACAGAAATGGATTCAGACGTTAACTCAGTTTCAG GCTCACTGTCGTGGTTGTGTGATGAGAAGAGGACTGAGTTTGGTTCAGGCTCAGTTTGAGGACATTGTGCAAGAAATTGATGGAGGATTGGATCACCTGCAGTGGAGAGGAAACATTATTCCCAGACCTCACTTCACTGACACG GAAAGCCTGCTGCTGCGGTATGAACGCTCTAGGATTCAGTGCCATGACCTTTTGGATCGCTCAGAGAAGGAACAGAATGAGGAATGTGAGAAATGTCTCCCACAGTCTGACATCCATGTACCAGAGAAAGACGAAGCTCCTGAAGCAGCCAGAAGTGAAACTTCCACACATGTGGATGATGTTGAGGATAAAAGAGGAGACATCATGGTCATTCAAAACCTGATGGATGATTGCTCTACACTTTGCAGTGATCTGAATTCTGATGTCAGACAGAGCAGTTTATTTCAGACAG GACCAGGTTTGCATACACTTTTAAAAGACACAACACACACTCCTGAGTCTCTGAAGCAGCAGAGGAGCACTTTGGCCATGGAGCTGCTGTGGATTCAGCAAGCCATCAGTAGCAGAAAGAAA TATCTCACTCTCAAACAGAGAATGGATGTGTCACACTGA
- the iqcc gene encoding IQ domain-containing protein C isoform X1 yields MNEQKWIQTLTQFQAHCRGCVMRRGLSLVQAQFEDIVQEIDGGLDHLQWRGNIIPRPHFTDTESLLLRYERSRIQCHDLLDRSEKEQNEECEKCLPQSDIHVPEKDEAPEAARSETSTHVDDVEDKRGDIMVIQNLMDDCSTLCSDLNSDVRQSSLFQTAGPGLHTLLKDTTHTPESLKQQRSTLAMELLWIQQAISSRKKYLTLKQRMDVSH; encoded by the exons ATGAACGAACAGAAATGGATTCAGACGTTAACTCAGTTTCAG GCTCACTGTCGTGGTTGTGTGATGAGAAGAGGACTGAGTTTGGTTCAGGCTCAGTTTGAGGACATTGTGCAAGAAATTGATGGAGGATTGGATCACCTGCAGTGGAGAGGAAACATTATTCCCAGACCTCACTTCACTGACACG GAAAGCCTGCTGCTGCGGTATGAACGCTCTAGGATTCAGTGCCATGACCTTTTGGATCGCTCAGAGAAGGAACAGAATGAGGAATGTGAGAAATGTCTCCCACAGTCTGACATCCATGTACCAGAGAAAGACGAAGCTCCTGAAGCAGCCAGAAGTGAAACTTCCACACATGTGGATGATGTTGAGGATAAAAGAGGAGACATCATGGTCATTCAAAACCTGATGGATGATTGCTCTACACTTTGCAGTGATCTGAATTCTGATGTCAGACAGAGCAGTTTATTTCAGACAG caGGACCAGGTTTGCATACACTTTTAAAAGACACAACACACACTCCTGAGTCTCTGAAGCAGCAGAGGAGCACTTTGGCCATGGAGCTGCTGTGGATTCAGCAAGCCATCAGTAGCAGAAAGAAA TATCTCACTCTCAAACAGAGAATGGATGTGTCACACTGA
- the dcdc2b gene encoding doublecortin domain-containing protein 2B isoform X4 has protein sequence MASTGVTSHLPPVKSVMVYRNGDPFFSGRRFVVNQRQIATMDALLNDITLNIGAPLAVRTLYTPRYGHRVADLGDLQQGAQYVAAGSERFKKLDYLSAGLKKAVEPTQSKTLARPNVSAKWRKVITLPCIIHVFRNGDILSPAMRLIIPRHMLKNLEQILSLISEKAMLRTGAVRRICTLEGFTVTSAEELETGQCYVAVGSERFKKLPYVEILLNKATGSSADRHYAGDRGLHRRIEDTHSDSTLLNSPEREGRRVKSTGDDAERESSPQPVKRRGRRAEREGENSVFYARPVRVRRQQPVHRPTPKVITEPSVFKASESTMREEVRGAEEVTEDENTAVELPVDQREAEIVEDEELPEREFAASEIQTWDDTSAPQRETPQEHTPPHETNKYESESHHSRSSSSSSLRLSPRHEETQQEPVD, from the exons ATGGCATCCACCGGTGTCACTAGTCACCTGCCTCCAGTCAAGAGTGTGATGGTCTATAGAAATGGAGACCCCTTCTTTTCAG GAAGGAGATTTGTGGTAAACCAGAGGCAGATCGCCACCATGGATGCATTACTTAATGACATCACTCTCAATATCGGAGCTCCGCTAGCCGTTCGAACTCTCTATACACCGCGATACGGCCACCGGGTCGCAGATCTTGGTGACCTACAGCAGGGGGCGCAGTATGTGGCTGCGGGGTCTGAACGCTTTAAGAAACTAGA ttATCTGAGCGCAGGACTGAAGAAAGCTGTTGAACCAACCCAG TCTAAAACACTTGCCAGGCCTAACGTGTCTGCGAAATGGAGAAAGGTCATCACTCTTCCTTGCATCATTCA TGTGTTTAGAAACGGGGACATCCTCAGTCCTGCCATGCGTCTGATCATTCCTCGACACATGCTGAAAAATCTCGAGCAGATCCTGAGCCTCATTTCAGAAAAAGCCATGCTTCGTACTGGAGCTGTGCGCAG GATCTGTACTCTGGAGGGCTTCACGGTGACCTCCGCAGAGGAGCTGGAGACTGGGCAATGCTATGTTGCTGTGGGATCAGAAAGATTCAAGAAACTCCCATATGTGGAGATATTGCTGAATAAAGCAACAGGCAGCAGTGCCGACAG ACATTATGCAGGAGACAGAGGATTGCACAGAAGAATTGAG GACACTCACAGTGACTCTACTCTCCTCAATTCTCCAGag AGGGAAGGAAGACGTGTGAAGTCCACTGGAGACGATGCGGAGCGGGAGAGTTCCCCTCAGCCAGTGAAGAGGAGAGGAAGAAGAGCAGAACGAGAGGGGGAGAACTCTGTTTTCTATGCCAGACCTGTGAGAGTCCGCAGGCAACAACCTGTACACAGACCAACACCTAAAGTCATAACAG AGCCCAGTGTGTTCAAGGCATCTGAGAGCACAATGAGGGAGGAAGTTCGAGGTGCTGAGGAGGTCACCGAGGATGAAAACACAGCTGTGGAGCTTCCTGTTGACCAG AGAGAAGCAGAAATTGTGGAGGATGAGGAGCTCCCTGAAAGAGAATTTGCTGCATCTGAGATACAGACATGGGATGACACGTCAGCTCCACAGAGAGAAACACCACAGGAACACACACCTCCGCATGAGACAAACAAATATGAGAGC GAGTCACACCATTCCagatcatcatcgtcatcatctctCCGTCTTTCCCCACGACATGAAGAAACACAGCAGGAGCCTGTCG ATTAG
- the dcdc2b gene encoding doublecortin domain-containing protein 2B isoform X2 produces the protein MASTGVTSHLPPVKSVMVYRNGDPFFSGRRFVVNQRQIATMDALLNDITLNIGAPLAVRTLYTPRYGHRVADLGDLQQGAQYVAAGSERFKKLDYLSAGLKKAVEPTQSKTLARPNVSAKWRKVITLPCIIHVFRNGDILSPAMRLIIPRHMLKNLEQILSLISEKAMLRTGAVRRICTLEGFTVTSAEELETGQCYVAVGSERFKKLPYVEILLNKATGSSADRHYAGDRGLHRRIEDTHSDSTLLNSPEREGRRVKSTGDDAERESSPQPVKRRGRRAEREGENSVFYARPVRVRRQQPVHRPTPKVITEPSVFKASESTMREEVRGAEEVTEDENTAVELPVDQREAEIVEDEELPEREFAASEIQTWDDTSAPQRETPQEHTPPHETNKYESESHHSRSSSSSSLRLSPRHEETQQEPIRRSHDEQTHRDADSPRQAAEDAQD, from the exons ATGGCATCCACCGGTGTCACTAGTCACCTGCCTCCAGTCAAGAGTGTGATGGTCTATAGAAATGGAGACCCCTTCTTTTCAG GAAGGAGATTTGTGGTAAACCAGAGGCAGATCGCCACCATGGATGCATTACTTAATGACATCACTCTCAATATCGGAGCTCCGCTAGCCGTTCGAACTCTCTATACACCGCGATACGGCCACCGGGTCGCAGATCTTGGTGACCTACAGCAGGGGGCGCAGTATGTGGCTGCGGGGTCTGAACGCTTTAAGAAACTAGA ttATCTGAGCGCAGGACTGAAGAAAGCTGTTGAACCAACCCAG TCTAAAACACTTGCCAGGCCTAACGTGTCTGCGAAATGGAGAAAGGTCATCACTCTTCCTTGCATCATTCA TGTGTTTAGAAACGGGGACATCCTCAGTCCTGCCATGCGTCTGATCATTCCTCGACACATGCTGAAAAATCTCGAGCAGATCCTGAGCCTCATTTCAGAAAAAGCCATGCTTCGTACTGGAGCTGTGCGCAG GATCTGTACTCTGGAGGGCTTCACGGTGACCTCCGCAGAGGAGCTGGAGACTGGGCAATGCTATGTTGCTGTGGGATCAGAAAGATTCAAGAAACTCCCATATGTGGAGATATTGCTGAATAAAGCAACAGGCAGCAGTGCCGACAG ACATTATGCAGGAGACAGAGGATTGCACAGAAGAATTGAG GACACTCACAGTGACTCTACTCTCCTCAATTCTCCAGag AGGGAAGGAAGACGTGTGAAGTCCACTGGAGACGATGCGGAGCGGGAGAGTTCCCCTCAGCCAGTGAAGAGGAGAGGAAGAAGAGCAGAACGAGAGGGGGAGAACTCTGTTTTCTATGCCAGACCTGTGAGAGTCCGCAGGCAACAACCTGTACACAGACCAACACCTAAAGTCATAACAG AGCCCAGTGTGTTCAAGGCATCTGAGAGCACAATGAGGGAGGAAGTTCGAGGTGCTGAGGAGGTCACCGAGGATGAAAACACAGCTGTGGAGCTTCCTGTTGACCAG AGAGAAGCAGAAATTGTGGAGGATGAGGAGCTCCCTGAAAGAGAATTTGCTGCATCTGAGATACAGACATGGGATGACACGTCAGCTCCACAGAGAGAAACACCACAGGAACACACACCTCCGCATGAGACAAACAAATATGAGAGC GAGTCACACCATTCCagatcatcatcgtcatcatctctCCGTCTTTCCCCACGACATGAAGAAACACAGCAGGAGCCT ATTAGGAGATCCCATGatgaacaaacacacagagatgCTGATTCACCTCGTCAGGCTGCTGAAGATGCACAAGATTGA
- the dcdc2b gene encoding doublecortin domain-containing protein 2B isoform X3, with protein sequence MASTGVTSHLPPVKSVMVYRNGDPFFSGRRFVVNQRQIATMDALLNDITLNIGAPLAVRTLYTPRYGHRVADLGDLQQGAQYVAAGSERFKKLDYLSAGLKKAVEPTQSKTLARPNVSAKWRKVITLPCIIHVFRNGDILSPAMRLIIPRHMLKNLEQILSLISEKAMLRTGAVRRICTLEGFTVTSAEELETGQCYVAVGSERFKKLPYVEILLNKATGSSADRHYAGDRGLHRRIESRKMFPQDTHSDSTLLNSPEREGRRVKSTGDDAERESSPQPVKRRGRRAEREGENSVFYARPVRVRRQQPVHRPTPKVITEPSVFKASESTMREEVRGAEEVTEDENTAVELPVDQREAEIVEDEELPEREFAASEIQTWDDTSAPQRETPQEHTPPHETNKYESESHHSRSSSSSSLRLSPRHEETQQEPVD encoded by the exons ATGGCATCCACCGGTGTCACTAGTCACCTGCCTCCAGTCAAGAGTGTGATGGTCTATAGAAATGGAGACCCCTTCTTTTCAG GAAGGAGATTTGTGGTAAACCAGAGGCAGATCGCCACCATGGATGCATTACTTAATGACATCACTCTCAATATCGGAGCTCCGCTAGCCGTTCGAACTCTCTATACACCGCGATACGGCCACCGGGTCGCAGATCTTGGTGACCTACAGCAGGGGGCGCAGTATGTGGCTGCGGGGTCTGAACGCTTTAAGAAACTAGA ttATCTGAGCGCAGGACTGAAGAAAGCTGTTGAACCAACCCAG TCTAAAACACTTGCCAGGCCTAACGTGTCTGCGAAATGGAGAAAGGTCATCACTCTTCCTTGCATCATTCA TGTGTTTAGAAACGGGGACATCCTCAGTCCTGCCATGCGTCTGATCATTCCTCGACACATGCTGAAAAATCTCGAGCAGATCCTGAGCCTCATTTCAGAAAAAGCCATGCTTCGTACTGGAGCTGTGCGCAG GATCTGTACTCTGGAGGGCTTCACGGTGACCTCCGCAGAGGAGCTGGAGACTGGGCAATGCTATGTTGCTGTGGGATCAGAAAGATTCAAGAAACTCCCATATGTGGAGATATTGCTGAATAAAGCAACAGGCAGCAGTGCCGACAG ACATTATGCAGGAGACAGAGGATTGCACAGAAGAATTGAG AGTAGAAAGATGTTTCCCCAGGACACTCACAGTGACTCTACTCTCCTCAATTCTCCAGag AGGGAAGGAAGACGTGTGAAGTCCACTGGAGACGATGCGGAGCGGGAGAGTTCCCCTCAGCCAGTGAAGAGGAGAGGAAGAAGAGCAGAACGAGAGGGGGAGAACTCTGTTTTCTATGCCAGACCTGTGAGAGTCCGCAGGCAACAACCTGTACACAGACCAACACCTAAAGTCATAACAG AGCCCAGTGTGTTCAAGGCATCTGAGAGCACAATGAGGGAGGAAGTTCGAGGTGCTGAGGAGGTCACCGAGGATGAAAACACAGCTGTGGAGCTTCCTGTTGACCAG AGAGAAGCAGAAATTGTGGAGGATGAGGAGCTCCCTGAAAGAGAATTTGCTGCATCTGAGATACAGACATGGGATGACACGTCAGCTCCACAGAGAGAAACACCACAGGAACACACACCTCCGCATGAGACAAACAAATATGAGAGC GAGTCACACCATTCCagatcatcatcgtcatcatctctCCGTCTTTCCCCACGACATGAAGAAACACAGCAGGAGCCTGTCG ATTAG
- the dcdc2b gene encoding doublecortin domain-containing protein 2B isoform X1 — MASTGVTSHLPPVKSVMVYRNGDPFFSGRRFVVNQRQIATMDALLNDITLNIGAPLAVRTLYTPRYGHRVADLGDLQQGAQYVAAGSERFKKLDYLSAGLKKAVEPTQSKTLARPNVSAKWRKVITLPCIIHVFRNGDILSPAMRLIIPRHMLKNLEQILSLISEKAMLRTGAVRRICTLEGFTVTSAEELETGQCYVAVGSERFKKLPYVEILLNKATGSSADRHYAGDRGLHRRIESRKMFPQDTHSDSTLLNSPEREGRRVKSTGDDAERESSPQPVKRRGRRAEREGENSVFYARPVRVRRQQPVHRPTPKVITEPSVFKASESTMREEVRGAEEVTEDENTAVELPVDQREAEIVEDEELPEREFAASEIQTWDDTSAPQRETPQEHTPPHETNKYESESHHSRSSSSSSLRLSPRHEETQQEPIRRSHDEQTHRDADSPRQAAEDAQD, encoded by the exons ATGGCATCCACCGGTGTCACTAGTCACCTGCCTCCAGTCAAGAGTGTGATGGTCTATAGAAATGGAGACCCCTTCTTTTCAG GAAGGAGATTTGTGGTAAACCAGAGGCAGATCGCCACCATGGATGCATTACTTAATGACATCACTCTCAATATCGGAGCTCCGCTAGCCGTTCGAACTCTCTATACACCGCGATACGGCCACCGGGTCGCAGATCTTGGTGACCTACAGCAGGGGGCGCAGTATGTGGCTGCGGGGTCTGAACGCTTTAAGAAACTAGA ttATCTGAGCGCAGGACTGAAGAAAGCTGTTGAACCAACCCAG TCTAAAACACTTGCCAGGCCTAACGTGTCTGCGAAATGGAGAAAGGTCATCACTCTTCCTTGCATCATTCA TGTGTTTAGAAACGGGGACATCCTCAGTCCTGCCATGCGTCTGATCATTCCTCGACACATGCTGAAAAATCTCGAGCAGATCCTGAGCCTCATTTCAGAAAAAGCCATGCTTCGTACTGGAGCTGTGCGCAG GATCTGTACTCTGGAGGGCTTCACGGTGACCTCCGCAGAGGAGCTGGAGACTGGGCAATGCTATGTTGCTGTGGGATCAGAAAGATTCAAGAAACTCCCATATGTGGAGATATTGCTGAATAAAGCAACAGGCAGCAGTGCCGACAG ACATTATGCAGGAGACAGAGGATTGCACAGAAGAATTGAG AGTAGAAAGATGTTTCCCCAGGACACTCACAGTGACTCTACTCTCCTCAATTCTCCAGag AGGGAAGGAAGACGTGTGAAGTCCACTGGAGACGATGCGGAGCGGGAGAGTTCCCCTCAGCCAGTGAAGAGGAGAGGAAGAAGAGCAGAACGAGAGGGGGAGAACTCTGTTTTCTATGCCAGACCTGTGAGAGTCCGCAGGCAACAACCTGTACACAGACCAACACCTAAAGTCATAACAG AGCCCAGTGTGTTCAAGGCATCTGAGAGCACAATGAGGGAGGAAGTTCGAGGTGCTGAGGAGGTCACCGAGGATGAAAACACAGCTGTGGAGCTTCCTGTTGACCAG AGAGAAGCAGAAATTGTGGAGGATGAGGAGCTCCCTGAAAGAGAATTTGCTGCATCTGAGATACAGACATGGGATGACACGTCAGCTCCACAGAGAGAAACACCACAGGAACACACACCTCCGCATGAGACAAACAAATATGAGAGC GAGTCACACCATTCCagatcatcatcgtcatcatctctCCGTCTTTCCCCACGACATGAAGAAACACAGCAGGAGCCT ATTAGGAGATCCCATGatgaacaaacacacagagatgCTGATTCACCTCGTCAGGCTGCTGAAGATGCACAAGATTGA
- the tmem234 gene encoding transmembrane protein 234 isoform 2 precursor (isoform 2 precursor is encoded by transcript variant 3), whose amino-acid sequence MFRPGEVFCLLLVAILWGGTNPFLKKGTEGIEEVQKKNKLLQFLAELKFLFLNFKYLVPFLLNQSGSLVFYFTLASTDLSLAVPVVNSLTFLFTLLMGKVLGEEFGGKGAIMGMLLIMCGVTVCVLSSVSETHGIGARNISET is encoded by the exons ATGTTTCGTCCAGGTGAAGTGTTTTGTCTGTTGTTGGTCGCAATCTTGTGGGGAGGCACAAACCCGTTCCTTAAAAAAGGCACAGAGGGCATTGAGGAAGTTCAGAAGAAAAACAAACTCCTCCAGTTTCTAGCTGAGCTCAAATTTCTCTTTCTCAACTTCAag tatttagTGCCATTCCTGTTGAACCAAAGTGGATCATTAGTGTTTTACTTCACACTCGCTTCTACAG ATCTGTCTTTGGCAGTGCCTGTGGTCAACTCCCTCACATTTCTGTTTACATTGCTGATGGGTAAAGTGCTTGGAGAAGAGTTTGGAGGAAAAG GGGCCATAATGGGTATGTTACTCATCATGTGTGGGGTGACGGTGTGTGTCCTGAGTTCTGTCTCTGAGACGCACGGCATTGGAGCCCGAAACATAAGTGAGACCTAA
- the tmem234 gene encoding transmembrane protein 234 isoform 1 precursor (isoform 1 precursor is encoded by transcript variant 2), with protein sequence MVSTSEVFCLLLVAILWGGTNPFLKKGTEGIEEVQKKNKLLQFLAELKFLFLNFKYLVPFLLNQSGSLVFYFTLASTDLSLAVPVVNSLTFLFTLLMGKVLGEEFGGKGAIMGMLLIMCGVTVCVLSSVSETHGIGARNISET encoded by the exons ATGGTGTCAACAA GTGAAGTGTTTTGTCTGTTGTTGGTCGCAATCTTGTGGGGAGGCACAAACCCGTTCCTTAAAAAAGGCACAGAGGGCATTGAGGAAGTTCAGAAGAAAAACAAACTCCTCCAGTTTCTAGCTGAGCTCAAATTTCTCTTTCTCAACTTCAag tatttagTGCCATTCCTGTTGAACCAAAGTGGATCATTAGTGTTTTACTTCACACTCGCTTCTACAG ATCTGTCTTTGGCAGTGCCTGTGGTCAACTCCCTCACATTTCTGTTTACATTGCTGATGGGTAAAGTGCTTGGAGAAGAGTTTGGAGGAAAAG GGGCCATAATGGGTATGTTACTCATCATGTGTGGGGTGACGGTGTGTGTCCTGAGTTCTGTCTCTGAGACGCACGGCATTGGAGCCCGAAACATAAGTGAGACCTAA
- the si:dkey-71p21.13 gene encoding CD276 antigen isoform X1: MLHLLFCILAKSAASFIVSAPNNAVIAVRGRPAVLGCYFMPDPDLSSLSIVWQRMEDSRLVHVFYDEENLQEQQSAEYHSRTSLYISELNKGNASLRIDGVGLKDEGWYVCKVRNKKGAGKVKIKLDYGAFYSEPRLSIHANSSSVRVQYETEGFPKPEVIWQDEHNQSLSHHLELLDHTEVGLYLVKSSYEAQTPVVKVTFILKNHLLNQKLQKSVIYIPGDTEDGSIAVILLSLACIILSGLMGALLFTR, from the exons ATGCTCCATCTTCTATTTTGTATTTTAGCCAAAAGCGCTG CATCTTTTATTGTCAGCGCACCAAATAATGCGGTGATTGCAGTCAGGGGTCGTCCAGCTGTTCTGGGTTGTTATTTCATGCCAGACCCTGATCTATCCAGTCTTTCTATTGTTTGGCAAAGAATGGAGGATTCAAGGCTGGTGCACGTTTTCTATGATGAAGAAAACCTGCAAGAACAACAAAGTGCAGAGTACCACAGCCGGACCTCACTGTATATTTCAGAGCTTAATAAAGGGAACGCCTCTCTCAGGATAGATGGAGTTGGACTAAAGGATGAGGGTTGGTACGTGTGTAAAGTGAGAAACAAGAAAGGAGCAGGAAAAGTCAAAATAAAACTGGACTATGGAG CCTTTTATTCAGAGCCCAGATTAAGCATCCATGCAAACTCCTCCTCAGTGAGGGTGCAGTATGAGACGGAGGGTTTCCCCAAACCTGAGGTGATCTGGCAGGACGAACACAACCAGAGCCTCAGTCATCACCTGGAGCTCCTTGACCACACAGAAGTTGGACTTTATTTAGTAAAGAGCAGCTATGAGGCCCAGACACCAGTAGTGAAAGTCACATTTATACTAAAGAACCACCTCCTGAACCAAAAGCTGCAGAAATCAGTGATCTATA TTCCAGGAGACACTGAAGATGGAAGCATTGCAGTCATTCTTCTCTCACTTGCATGCATCATATTGAGTGGACTCATGGGAGCATTACTATTTACAAGATGA
- the si:dkey-71p21.13 gene encoding V-set domain containing T-cell activation inhibitor 1 isoform X2, producing MLHLLFCILAKSAASFIVSAPNNAVIAVRGRPAVLGCYFMPDPDLSSLSIVWQRMEDSRLVHVFYDEENLQEQQSAEYHSRTSLYISELNKGNASLRIDGVGLKDEGWYVCKVRNKKGAGKVKIKLDYGAFYSEPRLSIHANSSSVRVQYETEGFPKPEVIWQDEHNQSLSHHLELLDHTEVGLYLVKSSYEAQTPVFQETLKMEALQSFFSHLHASY from the exons ATGCTCCATCTTCTATTTTGTATTTTAGCCAAAAGCGCTG CATCTTTTATTGTCAGCGCACCAAATAATGCGGTGATTGCAGTCAGGGGTCGTCCAGCTGTTCTGGGTTGTTATTTCATGCCAGACCCTGATCTATCCAGTCTTTCTATTGTTTGGCAAAGAATGGAGGATTCAAGGCTGGTGCACGTTTTCTATGATGAAGAAAACCTGCAAGAACAACAAAGTGCAGAGTACCACAGCCGGACCTCACTGTATATTTCAGAGCTTAATAAAGGGAACGCCTCTCTCAGGATAGATGGAGTTGGACTAAAGGATGAGGGTTGGTACGTGTGTAAAGTGAGAAACAAGAAAGGAGCAGGAAAAGTCAAAATAAAACTGGACTATGGAG CCTTTTATTCAGAGCCCAGATTAAGCATCCATGCAAACTCCTCCTCAGTGAGGGTGCAGTATGAGACGGAGGGTTTCCCCAAACCTGAGGTGATCTGGCAGGACGAACACAACCAGAGCCTCAGTCATCACCTGGAGCTCCTTGACCACACAGAAGTTGGACTTTATTTAGTAAAGAGCAGCTATGAGGCCCAGACACCAGTA TTCCAGGAGACACTGAAGATGGAAGCATTGCAGTCATTCTTCTCTCACTTGCATGCATCATATTGA